One Streptococcus gallolyticus subsp. gallolyticus DSM 16831 DNA window includes the following coding sequences:
- a CDS encoding Gfo/Idh/MocA family oxidoreductase, with protein MTKRLTIGYYGNGKSTNRYHLPFLMRRQDTIFVKTIYAPTLRDDWARWEGVHYTDKLDDLLNDPEIDVVVVTTPAPAHYETAKQVLEAGKNLVLEKPFTQSVKESQELFDLAREKGLMIQGYQNRRFDSDFLTTQAVITSGKLGDLLEVEMHYDYYRPEVPENVTQYSKDESYVYNHACHTVDQVISYFGKPDDVQYDVRQLLGAGRMNDYFDIDFYYQNSTDVFHVAPGGLKVSVKSSYFRVKERPSFVVYGRKGMFVKYEKDRQEADLKKFYLPDNDDFGLDKPENFGTLTYYDDNGHYHEEAVETVKGDNGRFYDALYETLINHKPTLVTEEQTILQMHILEEATKDLK; from the coding sequence ATGACAAAACGATTGACAATTGGTTATTATGGCAATGGTAAAAGCACGAATCGCTACCATTTACCGTTTTTAATGCGTCGGCAAGATACTATTTTTGTAAAGACGATTTATGCCCCAACTTTGCGAGATGATTGGGCTAGGTGGGAAGGTGTTCATTATACCGATAAATTAGATGACTTGTTGAACGACCCAGAAATTGATGTCGTTGTTGTAACAACGCCTGCTCCCGCGCATTATGAGACAGCTAAGCAGGTCTTAGAAGCAGGTAAAAATCTTGTTCTTGAGAAACCATTTACTCAGTCTGTTAAGGAATCACAAGAATTATTTGATTTGGCAAGAGAAAAAGGGCTCATGATACAAGGGTATCAAAATCGCCGATTTGACAGTGATTTTTTGACAACGCAAGCGGTGATTACTTCTGGAAAATTGGGTGATTTGTTAGAAGTTGAAATGCACTACGATTACTACCGCCCTGAGGTGCCAGAGAATGTTACACAATATTCGAAAGATGAATCTTATGTTTATAACCATGCTTGCCACACGGTAGATCAAGTGATTTCTTATTTTGGCAAGCCTGATGATGTGCAATATGATGTGCGTCAGCTTTTAGGTGCTGGGCGCATGAATGATTATTTTGACATTGATTTTTATTATCAAAATTCAACAGATGTATTTCATGTTGCCCCTGGCGGCTTAAAAGTTTCGGTAAAATCAAGCTATTTCAGAGTAAAAGAACGTCCAAGTTTTGTCGTTTATGGTCGCAAGGGCATGTTTGTTAAATACGAAAAAGACCGCCAAGAAGCGGATCTCAAGAAATTCTATTTGCCAGACAATGACGACTTTGGTTTGGATAAACCAGAAAATTTTGGCACGTTAACGTATTACGATGACAATGGGCATTACCATGAAGAAGCAGTAGAGACAGTCAAAGGAGATAACGGTCGCTTTTACGACGCCTTGTATGAAACCCTCATCAATCACAAACCAACTTTGGTAACAGAGGAACAAACCATTCTCCAAATGCACATCCTAGAAGAAGCCACAAAAGATTTGAAATGA
- a CDS encoding putative DNA-binding protein, whose protein sequence is MEIEKTNRMNALFEFYAALLTDKQMNYIELYYADDYSLAEIAEEFGVSRQAVYDNIKRTEKILEAYEMKLHMYSDYIVRSQIFDDILEKYPDDKFLKEKISVLSSIDNRD, encoded by the coding sequence ATGGAAATTGAAAAAACCAATCGTATGAATGCTCTTTTTGAGTTCTATGCTGCTTTGTTAACGGACAAGCAGATGAATTATATTGAACTATATTATGCGGATGATTATAGTTTGGCAGAAATTGCTGAAGAATTCGGTGTGAGCCGTCAAGCAGTCTATGATAACATTAAACGAACAGAGAAAATCTTAGAAGCTTACGAGATGAAGTTGCACATGTATTCAGATTATATTGTTCGTAGCCAAATTTTTGATGATATTTTAGAAAAATATCCTGATGATAAATTTTTGAAAGAGAAAATTTCCGTTTTGAGTAGTATTGATAATCGTGATTAA
- a CDS encoding GntR family transcriptional regulator → MVPAYIRIHDAIKKEIDGGVWEIGQRLPSERDLADDYEVSRMTLRQAITLLVEEGILERRVGSGTYVASHRVQEKMRGTTSFTEIVRSQGKTPSSQLISYQRKTANETEIQQLQLKATDTVVRMERVRFADNVPLVFEVASIPEKLIQSFNQEDITEHFFQTLTDNGYEIGKSQQTIYAKNASERVANYLKVPKNHAVLALTQVSYFTDGRPFEYVHSQYVGDRFEFYLENN, encoded by the coding sequence ATGGTTCCAGCGTATATTAGAATTCATGATGCGATTAAGAAAGAGATTGATGGGGGCGTTTGGGAGATTGGTCAGCGTTTGCCGAGTGAGCGTGATTTGGCGGATGATTACGAGGTGAGTCGGATGACACTTCGTCAGGCGATTACGCTTTTGGTCGAAGAGGGCATTTTGGAGCGCCGTGTGGGTAGCGGGACTTATGTGGCTAGCCACCGTGTGCAAGAAAAAATGCGTGGGACAACCAGTTTCACCGAAATTGTGCGTTCGCAGGGTAAAACGCCGTCGTCACAATTGATTTCTTATCAGCGAAAAACTGCTAATGAAACGGAAATCCAGCAGTTACAACTAAAAGCGACAGATACCGTGGTGCGTATGGAGCGCGTGCGTTTTGCAGATAACGTTCCTTTGGTTTTTGAAGTGGCATCAATTCCAGAAAAGCTCATTCAGTCTTTCAATCAAGAGGACATCACAGAGCATTTCTTTCAAACATTAACGGATAATGGTTATGAAATTGGCAAGAGTCAGCAAACGATTTATGCTAAAAATGCAAGCGAGCGCGTGGCGAATTATCTCAAAGTGCCTAAAAATCATGCGGTTCTGGCATTGACACAGGTATCCTATTTCACAGACGGACGACCATTTGAATACGTTCATAGCCAATACGTCGGCGACCGTTTTGAATTTTATTTGGAGAATAATTAA
- a CDS encoding TipC family immunity protein, translating to MKKKVFLMLGLVIVVALSGYWFSVYRSLKNPFDEMYYSETESINIVGLPKLSDVVGSKSHYDPVEQDVSILTYDKDYLDDNEEFLSIYLTEQKSYFSFLYRYQLADNVFLTVSYSYNFNDCSLIQEISIADQTGTEDIVDDPDEIITQLASYGKDLDWLQTTCQTVLEDDILGLWFKKGSHRYSLDNLGDLTITYDDVLSDN from the coding sequence ATGAAAAAGAAAGTATTTCTAATGTTAGGACTTGTAATAGTAGTTGCTCTATCTGGCTATTGGTTCTCCGTTTATCGTAGTTTAAAGAATCCCTTTGATGAGATGTATTATTCGGAAACAGAAAGCATTAACATTGTTGGGTTACCAAAGTTGAGTGATGTCGTGGGTAGTAAAAGTCATTATGATCCCGTTGAACAAGATGTCTCCATTCTAACTTATGATAAAGATTATCTGGATGATAATGAGGAGTTTTTGAGTATTTATTTGACAGAGCAAAAAAGTTATTTTAGTTTTTTATATCGTTACCAATTAGCTGATAATGTCTTTTTGACAGTAAGTTATTCTTATAATTTTAACGATTGCTCTTTGATACAAGAAATATCTATTGCAGACCAAACTGGCACAGAAGATATTGTGGATGATCCAGATGAAATTATTACGCAGCTTGCAAGTTACGGTAAAGATTTAGATTGGCTTCAAACCACATGTCAGACTGTTTTAGAAGATGATATTTTAGGACTTTGGTTTAAGAAAGGCAGTCATCGTTATTCTTTGGATAACTTAGGCGATCTAACCATTACTTACGATGATGTTTTGAGTGATAACTAA
- a CDS encoding TIGR04197 family type VII secretion effector → MEIKSDLSAAQQHATALTTAKDQLLADASSVTLDEQTTVQGNPKAKAVIQRSGAIANQVKTALATTMEHLHSVASDFEAVDQEGAQALKGE, encoded by the coding sequence ATGGAAATTAAAAGCGATTTATCTGCGGCGCAACAACATGCAACAGCGTTGACAACTGCTAAGGATCAGTTGTTAGCGGATGCGTCGTCGGTTACGTTGGATGAGCAAACAACCGTGCAAGGAAACCCGAAAGCTAAAGCCGTCATTCAACGAAGCGGGGCAATAGCTAACCAGGTTAAAACAGCTTTAGCCACGACAATGGAACATTTGCATTCTGTTGCCAGTGATTTTGAAGCGGTTGATCAAGAGGGAGCACAAGCGTTAAAGGGAGAGTAG
- a CDS encoding restriction endonuclease subunit S, with protein sequence MSDIYRDIGNAFVGTATPYYVEEGHFYLESNNVKDGQINHNTEVFINDEFYEKQKDKWLHTGDMVMVQSGHVGHAAVIPEELDCSAAHALIMFRNPKVKIEPYFLNYQYQTVKAKKKIENITTGNTIKHILASEMQEFIVDVASYDEQEKIARFFSHLDRLITLHQRKDFWFKNVGILIETAISAENSTLKVHFECLYDTLLRGGL encoded by the coding sequence TTGTCGGATATATACAGAGATATTGGAAATGCCTTTGTTGGAACTGCTACTCCGTATTATGTTGAAGAGGGACATTTCTATCTTGAATCCAATAATGTAAAAGACGGACAGATAAACCATAATACCGAAGTATTTATTAATGATGAGTTTTATGAGAAACAAAAAGATAAATGGCTGCACACTGGTGATATGGTTATGGTTCAATCTGGACATGTTGGTCATGCTGCTGTAATTCCAGAAGAGCTGGACTGTTCAGCCGCCCACGCACTTATTATGTTCAGAAATCCAAAGGTTAAGATTGAACCGTATTTTTTGAATTATCAGTACCAGACAGTCAAGGCAAAAAAGAAAATCGAGAACATAACAACAGGTAATACCATTAAACATATCCTCGCTTCTGAGATGCAGGAATTTATTGTGGACGTAGCTTCATATGATGAACAAGAAAAGATTGCTAGATTTTTCAGCCACCTCGACCGCCTCATCACTCTTCATCAGCGTAAGGATTTTTGGTTCAAAAATGTGGGGATTTTGATAGAGACTGCTATTTCTGCTGAAAATTCAACTTTAAAAGTACATTTTGAGTGCCTTTATGATACATTATTGAGAGGAGGTTTATAA
- a CDS encoding heme-binding protein: MANETILEKTKGYYKTEHLEELEKLEHQLRFQSFGSQEALALGGKILKNTEQAEKLAIQIIRVSDKVPIFQYVGNQAKERNLSFVQGKIKTVLKTEHNSLWALVAHHVGEMTLTETEIHSQLPVSGAFPIKVGEELVAVVGLSGLKNGDDFRVLVAGMADYLSVQAEPFTGFLI, from the coding sequence ATGGCAAATGAAACGATTTTAGAGAAAACAAAAGGCTATTATAAAACTGAACATTTGGAGGAGTTAGAGAAACTTGAACATCAGCTGCGCTTTCAAAGTTTTGGCAGCCAAGAGGCACTTGCTTTGGGTGGAAAAATACTCAAAAATACAGAGCAAGCTGAAAAACTCGCTATCCAAATCATCAGAGTATCTGACAAAGTCCCCATTTTTCAATACGTTGGTAACCAAGCGAAAGAACGAAATCTCAGTTTTGTTCAAGGCAAGATAAAAACTGTGTTAAAAACAGAGCACAATAGCCTCTGGGCTTTAGTTGCTCATCATGTGGGAGAAATGACTTTGACAGAAACGGAAATCCATTCGCAGTTACCCGTTAGCGGCGCTTTTCCGATTAAGGTGGGCGAGGAATTGGTCGCCGTAGTTGGATTATCAGGTTTAAAAAATGGTGATGATTTTCGTGTTCTAGTAGCAGGAATGGCAGATTATCTTTCGGTTCAAGCAGAGCCATTCACAGGATTTTTGATTTAA
- a CDS encoding TipC family immunity protein, with protein MKKLKKWLIFSMSLVVLCLGYFAIRHYIIHNIFDEIYYNQKNSLGTPALERIEGVSNPASGEPIVDELQQEEYDEEHLPKSVTSLGYVFNYTDKHLAFEIRYDIGNDSPQTLNISYQYDVSKRQLSRKLWIFNGATHDNNKEYVQTFLEEYGSSIDECITFGDNVVKNVLLKDWCSVYNSRYSPDDWGDVTVKSRWE; from the coding sequence ATGAAAAAACTTAAAAAGTGGCTTATCTTTTCCATGTCATTAGTGGTGCTTTGCCTAGGTTATTTTGCCATCCGCCATTATATTATTCATAATATTTTTGATGAAATTTACTATAATCAAAAGAATTCATTAGGAACACCAGCCTTGGAAAGAATTGAAGGAGTTTCTAATCCTGCTAGTGGAGAACCTATTGTTGATGAGTTACAACAGGAAGAATATGATGAAGAACATTTACCTAAATCTGTGACTAGCTTAGGTTATGTGTTTAATTACACAGATAAGCATCTCGCTTTTGAAATTAGGTATGATATTGGAAATGACAGTCCTCAAACCTTGAATATCAGCTATCAATATGATGTTAGTAAGCGACAGCTTTCAAGGAAGCTATGGATATTTAACGGTGCTACTCATGACAACAATAAAGAGTATGTACAGACATTTCTTGAAGAATATGGTAGCAGCATTGATGAGTGTATTACTTTTGGTGACAATGTGGTTAAGAACGTTCTTCTAAAAGATTGGTGCTCTGTTTACAATAGCCGATATTCTCCAGATGATTGGGGAGATGTGACTGTTAAAAGTAGGTGGGAGTGA
- a CDS encoding MurR/RpiR family transcriptional regulator, with product MGIIADLENQTTFTELEKELSNYILEHLNDIPQLTISQLAQQSFTSNATVNRLCKKLGVAGYKAFRIALAAELEKQRFSKSHVDFDNPFSMSENTANIFKNVASISKEAIDICYASVSQDLVAKAAQQIAKAKRVYIFATGDSYLVGLSFSNMLVKLGIQAIMVNQFHDSIAVIYHSNKDDVILFLSYSGNILNTYAQELELIKTRHGKTILISSKAFKDKIDLNITFPAKESIVNKAGGYYSQTAMHYILNCLYSLLYTSNYFTNRRQKNAIENLAKKDLQ from the coding sequence ATGGGAATTATTGCAGATTTGGAAAATCAAACAACCTTTACCGAGCTTGAAAAAGAGCTTTCTAATTACATTTTAGAGCATTTAAACGACATTCCACAGCTGACGATTTCGCAGTTAGCTCAGCAATCATTTACGTCAAATGCTACTGTCAATCGCCTATGTAAAAAGCTTGGTGTGGCTGGTTACAAAGCTTTTCGTATCGCCTTAGCAGCCGAACTCGAAAAACAACGTTTCTCAAAAAGTCATGTTGATTTTGACAATCCTTTCTCCATGAGCGAAAATACGGCGAATATCTTCAAAAACGTTGCCAGTATTTCTAAGGAAGCTATCGATATTTGCTATGCTTCGGTGTCACAAGACTTAGTCGCCAAAGCTGCGCAGCAAATTGCCAAGGCTAAGCGTGTTTACATTTTTGCGACAGGAGATTCTTACTTGGTTGGCTTGTCTTTTTCAAATATGTTGGTAAAACTTGGCATTCAAGCAATCATGGTCAATCAATTTCATGACAGTATCGCTGTGATTTATCATTCAAACAAAGATGATGTGATTCTGTTTTTATCTTATTCTGGCAATATCTTGAACACCTACGCTCAAGAATTAGAGCTTATCAAAACCCGTCATGGAAAGACGATTCTGATTTCTTCCAAAGCCTTTAAAGATAAGATTGACTTAAACATCACTTTTCCTGCTAAAGAAAGTATCGTTAACAAAGCAGGCGGTTACTATTCACAAACCGCCATGCATTACATTTTAAATTGCCTTTATAGCCTGCTCTACACCTCAAATTACTTTACCAACCGAAGGCAAAAAAATGCCATCGAAAACCTAGCCAAGAAAGACTTGCAGTGA
- the ffh gene encoding signal recognition particle protein has translation MAFESLTERLQGVFKNIRGKKKLSEKDVQEVTKEIRLALLEADVALPVVKTFIKRVRERAVGHEIIDTLDPTQQIVKIVNEELTEILGSETAELKKSPKIPTIIMMVGLQGAGKTTFAGKLANKLIKDENARPLMIAADIYRPAAIDQLKTLGNQINVPVFDMGTDHSAVEIVTNGLAQAKENHNDYVIIDTAGRLQIDEKLMEELRDVKALANPNEILLVVDSMIGQEAANVADEFNKQLDITGVVLTKIDGDTRGGAALSIREITGKPIKFTGTGEKITDIETFHPDRMSSRILGMGDLLTLIEKASQEYDEKKSLELAEKMRENTFDFNDFIDQLDQVQNMGPMEDLLKMIPGMANNPALKNFKVDEKAVARKRAIVSSMTPEERENPDLLNPSRRRRIAAGSGNSFVEVNKFIKDFNQAKQMMQGVMSGDMEKAMKQMGINPNNLPKNMPNGMDMSSLEGMMGGNGMPDLSALGGGDMDLSQMMGGGLKGKVGEFAMKQSMKRMANKMKKAKKKRRK, from the coding sequence ATGGCTTTTGAAAGTTTGACAGAACGCCTGCAAGGGGTGTTTAAAAATATTCGCGGAAAGAAGAAGTTGTCTGAAAAAGACGTCCAAGAAGTCACAAAAGAAATTCGTCTGGCATTGCTTGAAGCTGACGTTGCTTTGCCAGTTGTTAAGACTTTCATCAAACGCGTGCGTGAACGTGCAGTTGGTCATGAAATCATTGATACACTTGACCCAACACAACAAATCGTTAAGATTGTTAACGAAGAATTAACTGAAATTCTTGGTTCTGAAACAGCTGAACTTAAAAAATCACCTAAAATTCCAACAATCATTATGATGGTTGGTCTCCAAGGTGCTGGTAAAACAACATTTGCAGGGAAATTAGCTAACAAGCTGATTAAAGATGAAAATGCACGTCCGTTGATGATTGCTGCCGATATTTACCGCCCAGCGGCTATCGACCAATTAAAAACACTTGGTAATCAAATCAATGTGCCAGTTTTTGACATGGGAACTGACCACTCAGCTGTTGAAATCGTGACAAATGGTTTGGCACAAGCCAAAGAAAATCACAACGATTACGTTATCATTGATACGGCTGGTCGTTTGCAAATTGACGAAAAACTCATGGAAGAACTCCGTGATGTTAAGGCTTTAGCAAATCCAAATGAAATTCTTTTGGTTGTTGATAGCATGATTGGTCAAGAAGCTGCCAATGTCGCTGACGAATTCAACAAACAATTGGATATCACAGGGGTTGTTTTAACTAAGATTGACGGTGATACACGTGGTGGTGCTGCGCTTTCAATCCGTGAAATTACTGGTAAACCAATCAAATTCACTGGTACTGGTGAAAAAATTACGGATATTGAAACCTTCCACCCAGATCGTATGTCTAGCCGTATCCTTGGCATGGGTGATTTGCTGACATTGATTGAAAAAGCCAGCCAAGAATATGACGAGAAAAAATCATTGGAACTCGCGGAAAAAATGCGTGAAAATACCTTTGATTTCAACGATTTCATCGACCAATTAGATCAAGTTCAAAACATGGGACCAATGGAAGATTTGCTTAAAATGATTCCTGGTATGGCAAACAATCCAGCGCTTAAAAACTTTAAAGTTGATGAAAAAGCTGTCGCTCGTAAACGTGCTATCGTGTCATCAATGACACCAGAAGAACGTGAAAATCCTGATTTGCTCAACCCAAGCCGCCGTCGCCGTATTGCTGCAGGTTCAGGAAATAGCTTCGTTGAAGTTAATAAATTCATCAAAGATTTCAACCAAGCAAAACAAATGATGCAAGGTGTTATGTCTGGTGACATGGAAAAAGCAATGAAGCAAATGGGAATCAACCCAAATAATCTCCCTAAAAATATGCCAAATGGTATGGATATGTCATCACTTGAAGGCATGATGGGCGGTAATGGTATGCCAGACCTTTCAGCACTTGGTGGCGGAGATATGGATCTTAGTCAAATGATGGGCGGCGGTCTAAAAGGGAAAGTCGGCGAATTTGCGATGAAGCAATCAATGAAACGCATGGCAAATAAAATGAAAAAAGCGAAGAAAAAACGCCGTAAATAA
- a CDS encoding type II toxin-antitoxin system Phd/YefM family antitoxin, with amino-acid sequence MEAVAYSNFRQNLKHYMKQVNDDAEPLIVTSKNIDDTVVVLSKRDYDSMQETFRIMSNNYLMNKIKRGDEQFKAANFQTHELLEVDDD; translated from the coding sequence ATGGAAGCTGTTGCATATTCAAATTTTAGACAAAATTTAAAACATTATATGAAACAAGTTAATGATGACGCTGAACCACTTATTGTAACTTCTAAAAATATTGATGACACTGTCGTAGTCCTTTCAAAACGTGACTATGATAGCATGCAAGAAACATTTCGCATTATGTCTAATAACTACCTAATGAATAAAATTAAACGCGGCGATGAACAATTCAAAGCAGCTAATTTTCAGACACATGAATTGCTCGAGGTAGATGATGATTAA
- a CDS encoding Txe/YoeB family addiction module toxin produces MIKAWSDDAWNDYMYWYNQGNKATIKKINRLIKEIDRTPFTGIGKPEPLKHDLSGKWSRRITDEHRLIYSVDETTIYFYSCKDHY; encoded by the coding sequence ATGATTAAAGCATGGTCTGACGATGCGTGGAACGACTATATGTATTGGTATAATCAAGGAAATAAAGCGACAATTAAAAAAATTAATCGCCTAATCAAGGAGATTGACCGCACTCCTTTTACTGGCATTGGTAAACCTGAACCACTTAAACACGATTTATCTGGCAAATGGTCACGACGCATAACCGATGAACATCGTTTAATTTACAGTGTTGATGAAACTACTATTTACTTTTATTCTTGCAAAGACCATTATTAA
- a CDS encoding helix-turn-helix transcriptional regulator, producing MTSIFFNHAGKEAIPLKNCVRFAPHGQTYHLVNDEVDGFFWEYKTDYFAITIFDFHLKKTLSYAYQLEDFSKYVAFSSHIMCANGEILPPYQQLSSNQSLVLFNQHQTLQTHLHQHSNYYAVNIDFTQKMVDEYLVGQYQLNQDEIFQIFQEANSFIGGRFGKIADEIINYKVSSIGSELFYEIKAKEWLSIIINDYYNRQNEKQINRDDNLALENVKHYINDHLTTTIPQDLLAKIAMMSKTKLKDSFKLKYNMTLTEYIQRRRMSLAEQLLTTTQLEIKEVAIAVGYHSHSRFSSLFKKYIGVYPHDIKKQTSFIQKRLPCDNCQNEICKSQKLAE from the coding sequence ATGACTTCGATTTTTTTCAATCATGCTGGTAAAGAAGCCATTCCATTAAAAAATTGTGTGAGATTTGCTCCGCACGGACAAACTTATCACCTCGTAAATGATGAGGTTGACGGCTTTTTCTGGGAATATAAGACAGATTATTTCGCCATTACGATTTTCGATTTTCACCTCAAAAAGACGCTTAGTTATGCTTATCAGCTAGAAGACTTCTCAAAATATGTCGCCTTTTCATCACACATCATGTGTGCCAACGGTGAGATTCTCCCTCCTTATCAGCAACTCTCTAGTAATCAAAGCTTGGTACTGTTCAATCAGCATCAAACCTTGCAAACACACCTGCATCAGCATTCCAACTACTATGCTGTCAACATTGATTTTACGCAAAAAATGGTTGATGAGTATTTAGTAGGGCAATACCAACTGAATCAAGACGAAATTTTTCAGATTTTTCAAGAGGCTAACAGCTTTATTGGTGGTCGATTTGGAAAAATTGCTGACGAAATCATCAATTACAAAGTTTCTTCTATCGGAAGTGAGCTTTTTTACGAAATTAAGGCTAAAGAATGGCTTAGCATCATTATCAACGACTACTACAATCGCCAAAACGAAAAACAAATCAACCGAGATGACAATCTGGCACTAGAAAACGTCAAACATTACATTAATGACCATTTGACAACGACCATTCCACAGGATTTATTGGCTAAAATCGCCATGATGAGCAAAACAAAATTAAAGGACTCTTTCAAATTAAAATACAATATGACCTTGACAGAGTACATTCAACGGCGACGCATGAGTTTAGCCGAGCAATTACTAACAACCACACAACTGGAAATTAAAGAAGTTGCTATCGCTGTTGGTTATCATTCGCACAGCCGTTTTTCGAGTCTTTTTAAAAAATATATCGGTGTCTATCCGCATGACATCAAGAAACAAACCTCTTTTATCCAAAAAAGATTGCCATGCGATAATTGCCAAAACGAAATTTGCAAATCACAAAAACTTGCAGAATAA
- a CDS encoding Gfo/Idh/MocA family protein, with protein sequence MKLGIIGAGLIVEEFLPKLVQIEQLEILGIQSVPSDMDKLKQWCTKYNIPLATSDFEELSQSGIDTVYIAVPNFLHVSFVEKALNSGLNVIVEKPMTSNAKEAQHLKELAQSKGLFLFEAITTRYFKTYQKIREWLPKIGQIKLVESNYSQYSHRYDAFQKGEVLPVFDPAKAGGAMMDLNLYNLHFVMGLFGQPENQHYFANVERGIDTSGVAVLNYPDFIAVCTAAKDSKGKSGSLIQGTKGYIETTLSPNLVGEVKLVLNDGSKESFDDGLSQARLIPEFQAFVKMINDNDLEACYKELEASLSVSKVQTQLRKEAGIIFSMDN encoded by the coding sequence ATGAAATTAGGTATTATCGGAGCAGGTTTAATTGTTGAAGAATTTTTACCGAAATTGGTTCAAATAGAGCAGTTGGAAATTTTAGGGATTCAAAGCGTTCCAAGTGATATGGACAAGCTAAAGCAGTGGTGTACAAAGTATAACATTCCTCTAGCCACCAGCGATTTTGAGGAATTAAGTCAATCTGGCATCGATACCGTTTATATTGCCGTTCCTAATTTTTTACACGTTAGTTTTGTTGAAAAGGCGTTAAATAGCGGGCTCAACGTCATCGTTGAAAAACCAATGACAAGTAATGCCAAAGAAGCGCAGCATTTGAAAGAATTAGCACAATCTAAAGGATTGTTCTTGTTTGAAGCTATCACGACACGTTATTTTAAAACCTATCAAAAAATCCGTGAATGGTTACCGAAAATCGGTCAGATAAAATTAGTTGAAAGCAATTACAGTCAATATTCTCATCGTTATGATGCTTTTCAGAAAGGTGAGGTTTTACCTGTTTTTGACCCTGCCAAAGCTGGCGGTGCCATGATGGATTTAAATTTGTATAACTTGCACTTTGTCATGGGACTTTTCGGTCAACCAGAAAATCAGCATTATTTTGCAAATGTGGAACGTGGCATTGATACAAGTGGTGTTGCTGTGTTAAACTACCCAGACTTTATCGCGGTTTGTACAGCAGCAAAAGATAGCAAAGGAAAATCTGGCAGCCTTATCCAAGGAACAAAGGGTTATATCGAAACAACGCTATCTCCAAATCTCGTCGGTGAGGTCAAATTGGTCTTAAATGACGGTAGCAAAGAAAGTTTTGATGACGGTTTGTCACAAGCAAGACTTATTCCAGAATTTCAAGCTTTTGTCAAAATGATTAATGACAATGATTTGGAAGCTTGTTACAAAGAACTTGAAGCCAGTCTTTCTGTTAGCAAAGTTCAAACACAATTGCGTAAAGAAGCAGGCATTATTTTCTCAATGGATAATTAA